A genomic window from Candidatus Tumulicola sp. includes:
- a CDS encoding TOBE domain-containing protein codes for MRLSARNKLPAIVESIQIEGFQAKVAMRVGDNHLVAIVTAEAIAELELKVGDAVTAVIKSSSVLLAK; via the coding sequence ATGCGGCTCTCGGCGCGTAACAAACTGCCGGCGATCGTAGAGTCGATCCAGATCGAAGGCTTCCAAGCCAAAGTCGCGATGAGAGTCGGCGACAATCACTTGGTGGCGATTGTCACCGCCGAGGCGATCGCCGAGTTGGAGCTCAAAGTCGGCGACGCCGTGACCGCGGTGATCAAGTCCAGTTCAGTGCTGCTCGCGAAGTGA